A single genomic interval of Candidatus Azobacteroides pseudotrichonymphae genomovar. CFP2 harbors:
- a CDS encoding replication initiation protein, with translation MEISSSEREGKNLIALKPSLMNKDVIQSYILTTAKYNFSIYQKRILYRIVEYFQALLQGKKLDKNFSIEHDSSGLPLISMPISCFRPNVKDKHYIQIKMALMDLQREIIQYETKERWESISLLAFPVILHYSRIVQFRLHPKVYEFVMDFSKGYRKYELETAMSFRSVYSMRFYELLSGQKHPLTYSIANIKAMFRLENKYKNVGVFISRVIEQAQKELDLKSPYSFTYELEYEEERKQHVGRKKITGITFIPVYRSENRNSILEYKDLCRTVVLSDVLLPEEQHFFVSLGFTEHELKSKYYNLLIDVEKARRQGRILITPVLLDYSKNKKNPKTYALKALRNEIRGWKEELSKQNQDKLSKQLQQEVKTFHQDKQSIHYFLKDYLGFSGEELDKVFEYVSTHGDHDCLDELIRSCNKDKDKMKASLQKSIQSIGSVSQRKKALKAAPKTTLKATHEVTSLEQRNDQTKEELIVEEETVKGKQIVNVSNQDQEKQEKTYTSVVQPSGRSSYIGIGKFIRNGMKRIKKYFHIH, from the coding sequence ATGGAAATTTCGTCATCAGAACGAGAGGGTAAAAATTTAATTGCCTTAAAACCGTCCTTGATGAATAAGGACGTTATTCAGTCGTATATCCTGACAACAGCAAAGTATAATTTTTCTATATATCAGAAGCGTATTCTGTATAGAATTGTGGAGTACTTTCAAGCTTTACTTCAAGGGAAAAAGTTGGATAAGAATTTTTCAATTGAACATGATTCTTCAGGTTTGCCATTGATTAGCATGCCTATTTCTTGCTTTAGACCAAATGTAAAGGACAAGCATTATATCCAAATAAAAATGGCTCTAATGGATTTGCAAAGGGAAATTATACAATATGAAACCAAAGAAAGGTGGGAAAGTATATCACTGTTAGCTTTTCCGGTTATATTACATTACAGTCGTATCGTACAGTTTCGTTTGCATCCAAAAGTTTATGAATTTGTAATGGATTTTTCCAAAGGTTATCGTAAGTACGAATTGGAAACGGCAATGTCTTTTAGAAGTGTCTATTCAATGCGGTTTTATGAACTTCTTTCTGGGCAGAAGCATCCATTGACATATAGTATAGCGAATATAAAAGCTATGTTTCGGTTAGAAAATAAATATAAAAATGTAGGTGTTTTTATTTCACGTGTTATTGAGCAGGCTCAAAAGGAGTTGGATTTGAAATCTCCATACAGCTTCACCTATGAACTGGAATACGAGGAGGAACGTAAACAACATGTAGGCAGGAAAAAAATTACAGGTATAACTTTTATACCTGTCTATCGTTCAGAGAATCGTAATAGTATATTGGAATATAAAGACTTATGCAGAACAGTCGTTCTTTCAGATGTACTCTTGCCAGAGGAGCAGCATTTCTTTGTTTCATTAGGCTTTACCGAACATGAATTGAAAAGTAAGTATTACAATTTGCTTATTGACGTAGAGAAAGCAAGGAGACAAGGACGAATATTGATTACTCCTGTTCTTTTGGACTATTCCAAAAATAAGAAGAACCCGAAGACCTATGCTCTCAAAGCTTTGAGGAATGAGATTAGGGGGTGGAAAGAAGAATTGTCTAAGCAGAATCAGGATAAGCTATCTAAGCAATTACAGCAGGAGGTCAAGACATTTCATCAGGATAAGCAAAGTATCCATTACTTTCTCAAAGATTATTTAGGATTTTCAGGAGAAGAACTGGACAAGGTATTTGAATATGTTTCAACGCACGGAGATCATGACTGTTTGGATGAACTGATTCGTTCTTGTAATAAGGATAAGGATAAAATGAAGGCTTCATTACAAAAAAGCATTCAATCCATCGGATCAGTTAGCCAACGAAAGAAAGCACTTAAGGCTGCTCCTAAGACTACTCTTAAAGCTACTCATGAGGTTACTTCATTAGAACAGAGAAATGATCAGACGAAGGAGGAGTTAATTGTGGAGGAAGAAACTGTGAAGGGAAAACAGATAGTCAATGTTTCCAATCAAGATCAAGAAAAACAGGAAAAGACTTATACTAGTGTCGTTCAACCTAGTGGAAGGTCGTCTTATATAGGTATAGGGAAATTCATCCGAAACGGGATGAAAAGAATAAAGAAGTATTTTCATATCCATTGA